The following are from one region of the Coregonus clupeaformis isolate EN_2021a unplaced genomic scaffold, ASM2061545v1 scaf0270, whole genome shotgun sequence genome:
- the LOC121554163 gene encoding echinoderm microtubule-associated protein-like 3 isoform X1, which translates to MDGSTNSLDDVSAGSSAEYPDRVSMMEGRLQLQENEIILLKSSLADALRRLRLHDQLIPLLKQQLIAVNPAAARVLNQVFCSDGFSSSRKLSSSSALDGTRHPATSQVGNNIEGENGHYGDNGSLAPMCKPPTYDRDTQTELTPLGQDQGLDRVPLALTSDVQSLSLEDALPKGISLTEGSLAKLHRVQVLEEEDEEVEKDLSWASSVEEPIHPTTIRSLQRVDLQDPNGSTESLSSARQTPISGSPAPPKDLSPSSRGGPLSTILEGQNKPLVRRNSEKLAKDPQEKTKKRLDKKAASSANLLTRSPSLESRTKDLIASAGSPGSRRGTQGQSIKMFIRGRPITMYVPSNIQNYDDLRMEPPVEKLELDWVYGYRGRDCRANLYLLASGEAVYFIACVVVLYHINNRTQRHYSKHTDCVRCLTIHPDKVRVASGQTAGVDKDGKPLQPYVHIWDSATLITLQQIGLGTFERGVGSVAFSFADSGAFLCVIDDSNEHMLSVWDCAKGTKHAEVKSTNEAVFTVEFNPNDSTNIITCGKSHVYFWTLSAGSLTKKQGIFGKYKKPKFIQCFVFSLTGDVLTGDSEGNILTWGKSPGDVKTLGKGAKETFQIMRQTRAHDGSVFTLCMLQGGALLSGGGKDRKIIRWSADLAPERECEIPEQFGAVRCIADVDGEEVLVGTTRNAILRGTFSDGFVAIVQGHVDEMWGLATHPSQDVFLTCGHDRQVCVWNTEEHKLDWCTTLEEYGLCADFCPNGAVVSVGLSTGRWLVLDLQTKDVVSDYTDGNEQLSVMRYSPDGSFLAVGSHDNFIYIYNVTESGRRYSRYGKCNGHSSFITHLDWSKDGKYIMSNSGDYEILYWDIAGGCKLLRNRYESKDREWASYTCVLGFHVMGVWLEGSDGTDINALCRSHNERMVAVADDFCKVHLFQYPCPKPKAPNHSYEGHGSHVTNVRFTHCDSHVLSMGGKDTCILQWRVKRGGTGDSGGDRLQSSSSASTSSPEP; encoded by the exons ATGATGTGTCGGCGGGCAGCAGCGCTGAGTACCCAGACAGAGTGTCCATGATGGAGGGGCGCCTTCAGTTGCAGGAAAATGAGATCATTCTGCTGAAGTCATCACTGGCCGACGCGCTGCGCAGGCTCCGCCTCCACGACCAGCTGATCCCCCTGCTCAAACAGCAGCTCATCGCAG TGAACCCTGCAGCGGCCCGTGTCCTGAACCAGGTCTTCTGCTCTGATGGTTTCTCCAGCTCCCGTAAACTATCGTCCAGCTCAGCCCTGGATGGCACCCGCCACCCTGCCACCAG ccAAGTGGGAAACAACATTGAAGGTGAGAATGGTCACTATGGGGACAATGGATCCCTAGCCCCCATGTGTAAGCCCCCTACATATGATCGGGATACCCAGACAGAGCTCACCCCGCTGGGGCAGGACCAGGGGCTAGACAGGGTCCCCCTGGCTCTCACCAGTGACGTCCAGAGCCTCTCCCTGGAAGATGCCCTCCCCAAGGGGATCTCTCTGACCGAGGGGTCCCTGGCCAAGCTCCACCGCGTCCAGGTGCTAGAAGAGGAGGACGAGGAAGTGGAAAAGGACCTGAGCTGGGCGTCTTCTGTAGAGGAGCCCATCCACCCCACCACCATCCGGAGCCTCCAGAGAGTGGACCTCCAGGACCCCAATGGCTCCACGGAGAGCCTGAGTTCAGCCCGCCAGACCCCAATCTCGGGGTCCCCAGCCCCCCCTAAGGACCTGTCCCCCAGCTCCCGGGGTGGACCTCTCTCCACTATCCTGGAGGGCCAGAATAAACCCTT AGTTCGCAGGAACAGTGAGAAACTAGCAAAGGACCCCCAGGAGAAGACAAAGAAGCGGCTGGACAAAAAGGCAGCATCTTCGGCCAACCTCCTCACCCGATCCCCCAGtctggagag CCGGACCAAAGATCTCATCGCCAGTGCAG GATCTCCAGGATCGAGACGAGGAACCCAAG GTCAATCAATCAAGATGTTCATCCGCGGTCGACCAATCACCATGTACGTCCCCTCCAACATCCAGAACTACGATGACCTGAGGATGGAGCCACCTGTAGAGAAACTGGAACTCGATTGGGT TTACGGTTACCGGGGGCGCGACTGCCGAGCCAATCTGTATCTGCTGGCGTCGGGGGAGGCAGTATACTTCATCGCATGTGTGGTGGTGCTGTACCACATCAACAACCGCACTCAGCGCCACTACAGCAAACACACCGACTGTGTCCGCTG tctaaccatccatccagacAAGGTGCGGGTGGCTTCGGGACAGACGGCTGGGGTGGATAAGGATGGCAAG CCCCTACAGCCCTATGTCCACATCTGGGATTCCGCCACACTGATCACCCTACAACAGATTGGACTGGGCACGTTTGAGCGAGGTGTAGGATCTGTAGCCTTCTCCTTTGCG GACTCTGGAGCCTTCCTCTGTGTGATTGATGACTCCAATGAACACATGCTGTCTGTGTGGGACTGCGCCAAAGGAACCAAGCACGCAGAGGTTAAG AGCACCAACGAGGCAGTGTTTACAGTAGAGTTCAACCCCAACGACAGCACTAACATCATCACCTGTGGAAAGTCTCACGTCTACTTTTGGACCCTAAGTGCTGGCTCACTCACCAAGAAACAGGGCATCTTTGGG AAATACAAGAAGCCCAAGTTCATCCAGTGCTTTGTGTTCAGCCTGACGGGAGACGTGCTAACTGGGGACTCAGAGGGGAACATCCTGACATGGGGCAAATCACCCGGCGACGTCAAGACACTGGGGAAAGGGGCCAAAG AGACGTTCCAGATCATGCGGCAGACGCGGGCCCATGACGGCAgtgtgtttactctgtgtatgCTGCAGGGGGGTGCTCTCCTCAGCGGCGGGGGCAAAGACCGTAAGATCATCCGCTGGAGCGCTGACCTTGCACCcgagagagagtgtgag ATTCCAGAACAGTTTGGGGCGGTCCGTTGCATTGCAGATGTAGACGGGGAGGAGGTATTGGTTGGTACCACCCGAAATGCCATCCTGAGGGGCACTTTCTCTGATGGCTTTGTGGCCATAGTACAG GGTCATGTGGATGAGATGTGGGGTTTGGCCACACACCCCTCCCAGGATGTCTTCCTCACCTGTGGACATGACAGACAGGTGTGCGTGTGGAACACAGAGGAGCACAAACTGGACTGGTGCACCACGCTAGAG GAGTATGGGCTGTGTGCTGATTTCTGTCCCAATGGGGCTGTGGTGTCTGTTGGGCTCAGCACAGGCAG GTGGCTGGTCCTTGACCTGCAGACCAAAGATGTAGTCTCAGACTACACCGACGGGAATGAACAGCTGTCCGTAATGAGATACTCaccag ATGGTAGCTTCTTGGCCGTGGGTTCCCATGACAACTTCATCTACATCTATAACGTCACAGAGAGTGGACGGCGCTACTCCCGCTACGGAAAGTGCAAT GGTCACTCCAGCTTCATCACTCACCTTGATTGGTCCAAAGACGGGAAGTACATTATGTCCAACTCAGGCGATTACGAAATCCTTTACT GGGACATCGCTGGAGGCTGCAAACTGTTGAGGAACCGCTACGAGAGCAAAGACCGAGAATGGGCGTCCTACACCTGCGTATTGGGCTTCCATGTCATGG GTGTGTGGTTGGAGGGTTCAGACGGCACAGACATCAACGCCCTCTGTCGCTCCCACAATGAGAGAATGGTGGCGGTGGCCGATGACTTCTGTAAAGTCCACCTCTTCCAGTACCCCTGCCCAAAACCCAAG GCCCCAAACCACAGTTATGAGGGCCACGGTAGTCACGTGACCAACGTGCGCTTCACCCACTGTGACAGTCACGTGCTCTCCATGGGAGGCAAGGACACCTGTATCCTCCAGTGGAGGGTCAAGAGAGGAGGGACGGGGGACAGCGGGGGAGACCGCCTACAATCCTCCTCTTCCGCCTCAACCAGCTCCCCAGAACcttaa
- the LOC121554163 gene encoding echinoderm microtubule-associated protein-like 3 isoform X2 — MDGSTNSLDDVSAGSSAEYPDRVSMMEGRLQLQENEIILLKSSLADALRRLRLHDQLIPLLKQQLIAVNPAAARVLNQVFCSDGFSSSRKLSSSSALDGTRHPATRVRRNSEKLAKDPQEKTKKRLDKKAASSANLLTRSPSLESRTKDLIASAGSPGSRRGTQGQSIKMFIRGRPITMYVPSNIQNYDDLRMEPPVEKLELDWVYGYRGRDCRANLYLLASGEAVYFIACVVVLYHINNRTQRHYSKHTDCVRCLTIHPDKVRVASGQTAGVDKDGKPLQPYVHIWDSATLITLQQIGLGTFERGVGSVAFSFADSGAFLCVIDDSNEHMLSVWDCAKGTKHAEVKSTNEAVFTVEFNPNDSTNIITCGKSHVYFWTLSAGSLTKKQGIFGKYKKPKFIQCFVFSLTGDVLTGDSEGNILTWGKSPGDVKTLGKGAKETFQIMRQTRAHDGSVFTLCMLQGGALLSGGGKDRKIIRWSADLAPERECEIPEQFGAVRCIADVDGEEVLVGTTRNAILRGTFSDGFVAIVQGHVDEMWGLATHPSQDVFLTCGHDRQVCVWNTEEHKLDWCTTLEEYGLCADFCPNGAVVSVGLSTGRWLVLDLQTKDVVSDYTDGNEQLSVMRYSPDGSFLAVGSHDNFIYIYNVTESGRRYSRYGKCNGHSSFITHLDWSKDGKYIMSNSGDYEILYWDIAGGCKLLRNRYESKDREWASYTCVLGFHVMGVWLEGSDGTDINALCRSHNERMVAVADDFCKVHLFQYPCPKPKAPNHSYEGHGSHVTNVRFTHCDSHVLSMGGKDTCILQWRVKRGGTGDSGGDRLQSSSSASTSSPEP, encoded by the exons ATGATGTGTCGGCGGGCAGCAGCGCTGAGTACCCAGACAGAGTGTCCATGATGGAGGGGCGCCTTCAGTTGCAGGAAAATGAGATCATTCTGCTGAAGTCATCACTGGCCGACGCGCTGCGCAGGCTCCGCCTCCACGACCAGCTGATCCCCCTGCTCAAACAGCAGCTCATCGCAG TGAACCCTGCAGCGGCCCGTGTCCTGAACCAGGTCTTCTGCTCTGATGGTTTCTCCAGCTCCCGTAAACTATCGTCCAGCTCAGCCCTGGATGGCACCCGCCACCCTGCCACCAG AGTTCGCAGGAACAGTGAGAAACTAGCAAAGGACCCCCAGGAGAAGACAAAGAAGCGGCTGGACAAAAAGGCAGCATCTTCGGCCAACCTCCTCACCCGATCCCCCAGtctggagag CCGGACCAAAGATCTCATCGCCAGTGCAG GATCTCCAGGATCGAGACGAGGAACCCAAG GTCAATCAATCAAGATGTTCATCCGCGGTCGACCAATCACCATGTACGTCCCCTCCAACATCCAGAACTACGATGACCTGAGGATGGAGCCACCTGTAGAGAAACTGGAACTCGATTGGGT TTACGGTTACCGGGGGCGCGACTGCCGAGCCAATCTGTATCTGCTGGCGTCGGGGGAGGCAGTATACTTCATCGCATGTGTGGTGGTGCTGTACCACATCAACAACCGCACTCAGCGCCACTACAGCAAACACACCGACTGTGTCCGCTG tctaaccatccatccagacAAGGTGCGGGTGGCTTCGGGACAGACGGCTGGGGTGGATAAGGATGGCAAG CCCCTACAGCCCTATGTCCACATCTGGGATTCCGCCACACTGATCACCCTACAACAGATTGGACTGGGCACGTTTGAGCGAGGTGTAGGATCTGTAGCCTTCTCCTTTGCG GACTCTGGAGCCTTCCTCTGTGTGATTGATGACTCCAATGAACACATGCTGTCTGTGTGGGACTGCGCCAAAGGAACCAAGCACGCAGAGGTTAAG AGCACCAACGAGGCAGTGTTTACAGTAGAGTTCAACCCCAACGACAGCACTAACATCATCACCTGTGGAAAGTCTCACGTCTACTTTTGGACCCTAAGTGCTGGCTCACTCACCAAGAAACAGGGCATCTTTGGG AAATACAAGAAGCCCAAGTTCATCCAGTGCTTTGTGTTCAGCCTGACGGGAGACGTGCTAACTGGGGACTCAGAGGGGAACATCCTGACATGGGGCAAATCACCCGGCGACGTCAAGACACTGGGGAAAGGGGCCAAAG AGACGTTCCAGATCATGCGGCAGACGCGGGCCCATGACGGCAgtgtgtttactctgtgtatgCTGCAGGGGGGTGCTCTCCTCAGCGGCGGGGGCAAAGACCGTAAGATCATCCGCTGGAGCGCTGACCTTGCACCcgagagagagtgtgag ATTCCAGAACAGTTTGGGGCGGTCCGTTGCATTGCAGATGTAGACGGGGAGGAGGTATTGGTTGGTACCACCCGAAATGCCATCCTGAGGGGCACTTTCTCTGATGGCTTTGTGGCCATAGTACAG GGTCATGTGGATGAGATGTGGGGTTTGGCCACACACCCCTCCCAGGATGTCTTCCTCACCTGTGGACATGACAGACAGGTGTGCGTGTGGAACACAGAGGAGCACAAACTGGACTGGTGCACCACGCTAGAG GAGTATGGGCTGTGTGCTGATTTCTGTCCCAATGGGGCTGTGGTGTCTGTTGGGCTCAGCACAGGCAG GTGGCTGGTCCTTGACCTGCAGACCAAAGATGTAGTCTCAGACTACACCGACGGGAATGAACAGCTGTCCGTAATGAGATACTCaccag ATGGTAGCTTCTTGGCCGTGGGTTCCCATGACAACTTCATCTACATCTATAACGTCACAGAGAGTGGACGGCGCTACTCCCGCTACGGAAAGTGCAAT GGTCACTCCAGCTTCATCACTCACCTTGATTGGTCCAAAGACGGGAAGTACATTATGTCCAACTCAGGCGATTACGAAATCCTTTACT GGGACATCGCTGGAGGCTGCAAACTGTTGAGGAACCGCTACGAGAGCAAAGACCGAGAATGGGCGTCCTACACCTGCGTATTGGGCTTCCATGTCATGG GTGTGTGGTTGGAGGGTTCAGACGGCACAGACATCAACGCCCTCTGTCGCTCCCACAATGAGAGAATGGTGGCGGTGGCCGATGACTTCTGTAAAGTCCACCTCTTCCAGTACCCCTGCCCAAAACCCAAG GCCCCAAACCACAGTTATGAGGGCCACGGTAGTCACGTGACCAACGTGCGCTTCACCCACTGTGACAGTCACGTGCTCTCCATGGGAGGCAAGGACACCTGTATCCTCCAGTGGAGGGTCAAGAGAGGAGGGACGGGGGACAGCGGGGGAGACCGCCTACAATCCTCCTCTTCCGCCTCAACCAGCTCCCCAGAACcttaa